The genomic window atcaaggctcccgagtggtgcagcagtctatggcactgcatctcagtgctagatgtgtcactacagaccctggtttgattccaggctgtatcacaaccgtctgggattgggagtcccatagggcggtgcacaattgtcccagcatcgtCGGGGTTGGGGTTTGGCCGGGATATCCCGTCATTGTAACTAAAAATTGACacgcctacttaaataaaggttcaattaaaataaaaaaaaggcaaagggtgcaccgccctatgagactcccaatcccagccggttgtgatacagcgtGGAATCAAACTAGGGTCTGTACTTTgaagattaaatatattttgattttgatttgtttaacacttttttggttgctaggACTTTTTTTGATTGCTaggattccttatgtgttatttcatacttttgatgtcttcactattattctacaatgtagaaaattgttcTTAAAGAagggaaaaccctggaatgagtatgtgtgtccaaacttacaCCGACAcaattattctacattgtagaataatagtgaagacatcacaactattaaataacacatatggaatcatgtagtaactaaaaaaaaaCAGTGTTCAATATAATTTAAATTTGAgtttattcaaagtagccaccctttgccttgacagctttgcacactcttggcattcgctACCTGCCTtaatgcataatgccaactgtaaagtttggtggaggaggaggtctggggctgtttttcatggttaggccccttagttccagtgatgggaaatcttaacggtacagcacacaatgacattctagacgattctgtgcttccaactttgtggcaacagtttggggaaggccctttcctgtttcagcatgacaatgcccccatgcacaaagcgaggtccatgcagaaatggtttgtcaagatcagtgtggaagaacttgactgaccttttagcaacatgaaatgtataattcatatttttttttgcttttcgAATGGTTATTACTGAGACCGTACTCACTTGGCTGGCCAATTACCGTCATCCAAAATTTCATGACCGTCACAGCCCACATTTACATAGTTTTGGGTCAGTCCCCTGAGGCAGGAGGCTCATGCTACAATGTGTTAATCAGGGGAGTGCTAGGTGGCCACATCATCACATGGCAGGTTGAGCCTCACAGCCCCTCCCCCTGCCGAGGAGGCGGAATAGCATGCCGTGGCGGAGGTGGGGCCATTGGTCTCCATGGTGAAGAGCTTGAAGGTCCCTGGGGGTGCGGGGTCAGGAGAAGCATCCCGCTCGGGGCTGGATGCCCGGGATGACCCAGgtgaggctgaggggctgagctGTACTGCTGTCGTGTCCTGCAATGTGTGCTCACTCGTCTCAATCTCAAACGTCACTCCCCCGGCTAAACCTCCACGCCCCATCATCCCCATGCTCCTTCCGCCCACCTTAGACCTCCGGGAGCCCTGGGCAGGGGGCAGGCGGCTGCAGACACAGCACGCCCCGAAGAAAGAGAAGGCCACCAGAAGCAGGATGGGCCCTATGATGATGGGAGGGTTGGTAGAGGGCACCATGGTGCTGAAGGCAAACGCCCCCACCAGGGTGATGTTGATGCCTGCCAGCATGATGCACAAGCCACACGCGCAGCACAGCGCCGGGGAGGGCAGGCCATGGGGGCGGGATGCCCTCTTCTTCGGTTCCTTCTTCTTGGGCCCAGGAGTGCTGGAGCTCCTGTCAGTGATGACCATCTCTTCTTCTGCACCACAAGACAgccttgtctctccctctctctgcccttctctctctatccttcagCCAGGACTATTCCCCTTGGCAACAGACCACCGACGGAGGCCATGGCTGTGCTGACTGATTGTTCACAGTGTAAAAGCACCTGAATCAGAGCAGGAAATAAAAGGTAAAACTGACTAAGTTACATGTGTTTTCAGCTATATCAGATTTTCATTTAGAGTAGGGAAAAAAATAAAGGACAAGGACACTGAAAAGGAGCATTCGGAACTCATGTTCAATGATGGTGTAATTCATACACCACAGTGTTTCAATAATTGTAGTTTATAGAATGACATTATGATGATAATTCTAGCCTTGGTTTGAACACTAAAACACAATTAAAATGTTATCAAGAGACCCATCAAGGGCCCTTGGTCAGGAAGCTCACGTCGTGCTTAACTTAACTCGGTCTCTGGCTCATACAACACTGAATACTCCCCTGCAACTCCTCCAGTCCACTGCACattacagtatagcagtatagtaaacaaaatcatttcaaaccttgattagGCTCCATTGGGACACTATCACATATGTTTCTCTATGAATGCGTGGAAATACTTGGAAACAGCTcaaaacaaaaatgaaataaCTTTGAACTGATTCAtcctaaattaaaatcactttgaGATAATATTCTGGTGATTTTACAGTCTTATGTCCAACAACAaacttttaaataaataaaatggtttttgctcagaaaacttggggggccaaatagAATCACCAACAGGGCACCTATTGGGAAACCCTGACCTATCTACATTTGTATTTACATTTGAGCCATTTACCTATACAATTTTGATCATAACCAATGACTGAGTAAATACATTATGATTTGTCTGGTGAATTATTTTACATAGATATACATTCATTCATGTCAGGCTTGTAAGTGAATATGGTTTTAATTGCTGAGTAGCAACCAGACAGACCCTTTTCATTCATCATCATACATACACCCCACCAAAATGAAATGAAAATCAGTTAAGTGCATAGACGGTTTtagaatgtatttttttaaacctatGATTTCATACAGATTATGTTTGCTCTTATCTATTGCCCCGAAAAATGAAATGGCATGTTTGGTGTAGCTGTATAGCCTATTGGAGCATTGGGCATTGTTGTAGAACGCGCCCagcaatcaaataaaatgtaattgtattcATAGTTGTACTGATCTGTTGCATATAACGTTTAAATTAACTGATTTCAGCGCTTCATCCTACCTTCTGCGCTGATATTCAGAATACCCGAAGATTCCCGAAGAATTACATCGCCAACACGCATTTTCAATCCGAATAACATTCGCACATGGATGGTCAGGTTGGAACTACTTGTAGACGACGAAGGATTGATTTTCAGATTGATCATATCATAGTGAGCCATTCAATCAATATGAAATGTCACAACAATGGCCAGTCAACGTAGTGCAGTGCATCTGTGGGTGAGGCTTATTCAGGTGAAGGTATTGGTCTTGACATATGGTGTCCACGTGACTGTGCAGTCGGATACATGACGCCTATACAATTATCGGATACATAAAACTCTTAGTACACACGATTATGTCCATTTCAATAGCAGCATTGTTCACAATGTAGCCTACATAAGACCTGTCTAATTATCGTAATATTCTTTGCTCAAGAAGGTGGTGCTCTTTAGAGAAAAGCATCGGTGCGTTTCCATAATCCCGCCAGTTTTGTGAATGACAACGCTCATGTTTTTGACGGGTAGGTTATGTAAGGTTTCTGCGATGGATCCAATCTTTAAAAAGCACTTAGATCTAGTTTTCTCAGTGCTTGAGAcgtcctccctcccctcacttgGTAGCACAATATAATATGTGCTTCTACACTTgcactgcttgctgtttggggttttaggctgggtttctgtacagcactttgagatatcagctgatgtacgaagggatatataaatacatttttgatTTGACTATGATTGATAACGAGTATCTTGCCTCCATACAACACCATGATATTCACCGCTCCCCTTGGTGTtgtggagaaggggaggggggcgACGATGACGGTTGACAGATCCCGGTCCTAAAACAAGCTATTCAAAGCTAATACCGCATTGAACATATTGCAAGTAGGCTAGCCATACTTTTTTGAGCACCTTGATACTGCATGATCTGTTTGTGTTCGAGCCAACTCCATAGTTTATtattgtttggcatgacaatgagcGACAAGGAGTTGGCAAGATAGTACAAACAGACTGGCATTCGGGCTATAAACACATGGGAATAAACCATTCTTCTTTCAAGCATTTGAAATTCGAAACTAGCTACATCTGAAAAACATTTGCTCCCCGGAGCGGCAGGGTACCCGACCATCTTTCAATGCCTACAATAGAATGGAAACACAGTCATTTCCAAGTATTTGCATTGTTATTCAGTGAAAAGGTCAATGCAAAGGAAAAGTCCTGCATTTGAAATTAGTTGTAATTATGTAAAATGTAGCCTTACTGAAACGTATATTCATTAGAGACTTCTTCCAAATCAGACAGAAACCTCAGCCACAGTCTCCTGCTATGAAAATAGGCATTGTGGTTGACAATAACTTAGATGTAAACTCCTGATTTCAAATAAAGTTGTGGATTTAAAGATCCTCACACTGAGACAAGAAGCCAGGAAAATACTGTATTGTTCAATCCCAGGCTCAGAGCGCACGTCATGCTTTAGTCTACATCAGAGCACATCGTTTTCCCCACACCGCTATGCATGAAGCAGTCACTCTGCCTAATGTACTCTGCCTCTCCTGAATATAAATGCATTGTGTTTCACTATGAGGGTGCATtgtggtgtgtgcgtgcatgtgcttGGGTGTGAGCATGTCAGCAAATGGTGTTCAGTCATAAAATGTGAGCGACGATAAAATAAGTTGTAATTGTGCATCTCCCTACAGAGTCTAAAATATTCATATTGCAGCGAATTCAAGGGGAAGCTCCGACCGGTACTCAAACCCAGCTCCAGAGACCGTCAAGCCAATGCCTTCACCATTATGCCAAGAGGTCCAAAGCCCTTGACGAGTTTGCTAGGTGTTTGTTTAACGTCGCTTCattatgttattatattattatgccGACTACACCTGTGTGcgcacatacatgttattcaataattTCGCCTAAACTGCTCGCCCGCTTCAACTAGCGTCTgtgtagccaggcgctaaaatagaaattGGTTATATTTTAGACGCATAACATGCTGCAAgtccccatctcctcattggtttttaggagcttATACagatgtgggtgattgaaagatgaactgaggtccacactccagtccagttggtggtggtaatgcaccttaaagttgttTGCTAAACAACATATAAAGTCCACAGTATAAGAAGAAGAAGACTaccactgaaggaggagagattactagaatgTATTAGtttccccttttatctgtggattaaatGTCAGAGTACACATGATTTTGTGTGCTTCAAAATGGGTCAGAATTCTACAaagactcccgagtggcgcaggggtctaaggcactgcattgcagtgctagagatGTCATTACAGATCCAGGTTTGATCCCAGGCGGTGTCGCAGCCAGCTGTGACTGGGAGATCCATGAGGCGTCACACAATTGTTTgggttaggggaggttttggCTGGCTGgggttgtccttgtcccattacgctctagtgactcctgtggcaggccgggtgtgggcatgctgacacggtcgccagttggacagtgtttcctctgacacattggtgaggcaggcttctgggttaagcgagcagtgtgtcaagaagcagtgctgcttggcagggtcgtgtttcagaggacacatggctctcaaccttcgcctctcacGAGTCCATTCATGAGTTGCagggatgggacaagactgtaaatgCCAATTGTATATAACGAAAAGGGGGTACTAaaattgtttttatttgattttttaaatttaaccattattttactaggcaagtcagttaagaacaaattagtatttacaatgacagcctaccccggccaaacctggaagACGCTAgaccaattgtgcactgccctatggaactcccaatcacggccagatgtgatacagcctggattcaaatcaGGGTCTGTATAATCTACAAAGATCCAGAAAAAAGGACAgtatgcatttcaggtaaaatatcaCAGGACAAATTATCTAGAAAAagcaagcaagctagctaaatttcCATGAATGTAATGTGTTTCGACCTGTcaccaaattaatatagttggttcagaatttgttttgatatttcaacctgctgTCTGAATCGCATCTGGTGTGGATgtacaaaatcaacatgtgcaCCCCCGGTCTAGACAGCATGTAAGGGTTCACCCATCAGTTTCAAATAGTAGCAATGCAGATGCCCCACCCACCTGAGGATCTGTCTTTTTCAGCCTTCTATATATTGCAAGACCAACTTGTCACTTAAATTGCACTGTATTGATTGCTTTTATTTTACTCCTGCTACACTTTCTTGCTTGTGCCTGTCATTTTCTCCCAGTTCACATTACAACCACAGAAATGTAATGCCCTGTCAAACAGTAATGACCTCTATTGGCTTTCCGTTGATAAATGGCCAGagataaaattacgtcaaatcatgttatacagttgaagtctgaagtttacatacaccttagccaaatacattgaagctcagtttttcacaattcctgaaatttaatcccagtaaaaattccctgtcttagatcagttaggatcaccacttcattttaagaatgtgaaatgtcagaataatagtagagagaatgatttatttcagcttttatttatttcatcacattcccagtgggtcagaagtttatatacactcaattagtatttggtagcattgcctttaaattgtttaacttgggtcaaacgttttgtgtagccttacacaagcttccgacaataagttgggtgaattttggcccattcctcctgacagagctggtgtaactgaatcaagtttgtaggccttcttgctcacacacactttttcagttcttcccacacattttctataggattgaggtctttgtgatggccactccaatagcttgactttgttgtctgacattttgccacaactttggaagtatgcttgaggtcattgtccattcggaagacacatttgcgaccaagctttaacttttggactgatgtcttgagatgttgcttcagtatatccacataattttccttcctcatgatgccatctattttgcgaagtgtaccagtccctcctgcagcaaagcaccccacaacatgttgccacggttgggatggtgttcctcagcttgcaagcctcccctttttcctctaaacataacaatggtcattatggccaaacagttctattttgtttcatcagaccagaggacgtc from Oncorhynchus masou masou isolate Uvic2021 chromosome 3, UVic_Omas_1.1, whole genome shotgun sequence includes these protein-coding regions:
- the LOC135507937 gene encoding transmembrane protein 275-like — encoded protein: MVITDRSSSTPGPKKKEPKKRASRPHGLPSPALCCACGLCIMLAGINITLVGAFAFSTMVPSTNPPIIIGPILLLVAFSFFGACCVCSRLPPAQGSRRSKVGGRSMGMMGRGGLAGGVTFEIETSEHTLQDTTAVQLSPSASPGSSRASSPERDASPDPAPPGTFKLFTMETNGPTSATACYSASSAGGGAVRLNLPCDDVAT